A window of Saccopteryx leptura isolate mSacLep1 chromosome 5, mSacLep1_pri_phased_curated, whole genome shotgun sequence contains these coding sequences:
- the RBPJ gene encoding recombining binding protein suppressor of hairless isoform X5: MRNYLKERGDQTVLILHAKVAQKSYGNEKRFFCPPPCVYLMGSGWKKKKEQMERDGCSEQESQPCAFIGIGNSDQEMQQLNLEGKNYCTAKTLYISDSDKRKHFMLSVKMFYGNSDDIGVFLSKRIKVISKPSKKKQSLKNADLCIASGTKVALFNRLRSQTVSTRYLHVEGGNFHASSQQWGAFYIHLLDDDESEGEEFTVRDGYIHYGQTVKLVCSVTGMALPRLIIRKVDKQTALLDADDPVSQLHKCAFFLKDTERMYLCLSQERIIQFQATPCPKEPNKEMINDGASWTIISTDKAEYTFYEGMGPVLAPVTPVPVVESLQLNGGGDVAMLELTGQNFTPNLRVWFGDVEAETMYRCGESMLCVVPDISAFREGWRWVRQPVQVPVTLVRNDGIIYSTSLTFTYTPEPGPRPHCSAAGAILRANSSQVPPSESNTNSEGSYTNVSTNSTNVTSSTATVVS; encoded by the exons GTTTTTTTGCCCACCTCCTTGTGTATATCTTATGGGCAGtggatggaagaaaaaaaaagaacaaatggagCGGGATGGTTGTTCTGAACAAGAGTCCCAGCCATGTGCGTTTATTGGAATAGGAAATAGTGACCAGGAAATGCAGCAGCTGAACTTGGAAGGAAAG AACTATTGCACGGCCAAAACGTTGTACATATCGGATTCAGACAAGAGAAAACATTTCATGTTGTCCGTCAAGATGTTCTACGGCAACAGTGATGACATTGGTGTATTCCTCAGCAAGCGGATAAAAGTCATCTCCAAGCCTTCCAAGAAGAAGCAGTCACTGAAAAATGCTGACT TGTGCATCGCCTCAGGAACAAAGGTGGCTCTGTTCAACCGACTCCGCTCCCAGACAGTCAGCACCAGATACTTGCATGTAGAAGGAGGTAATTTCCATGCCAGTTCTCAGCAGTGGGGAGCATTTTACATTCATCTCT TGGATGACGATGAATCCGAAGGAGAGGAATTCACAGTCCGTGATGGCTACATCCATTATGGACAGACAGTCAAGCTGGTGTGCTCTGTCACTGGCATGGCGCTCCCAAGACTG ATAATTAGGAAAGTTGACAAGCAGACGGCATTACTGGATGCAGATGACCCCGTGTCACAACTCCATAAGTGTGCGTTTTTCCTTAAGGATACGGAAAGAATGTACTTGTGCCTTTCTCAAGAAAGAATAATCCAGTTTCAG GCCACTCCATGCCCAAAAGAACCAAATAAAGAGATGATAAACGATGGAGCTTCCTGGACAATCATCAGCACGGACAAGGCAGAGTATACGTTTTATGAGGGGATGGGCCCCGTCCTTGCCCCCGTCACACCTGTGCCTGTCGTAGAGAGTCTTCAG TTGAATGGCGGAGGGGATGTAGCAATGCTTGAACTTACAGGACAGAATTTCACCCCAAATTTACGAGTGTGGTTTGGGGATGTAGAAGCTGAAACTATGTACAG aTGTGGAGAGAGTATGCTCTGCGTGGTCCCCGACATTTCTGCATTCCGAGAAGGCTGGCGGTGGGTCCGGCAGCCAGTCCAGGTTCCAGTAACTTTGGTCCGAAACGATGGAATCATTTACTCCACCAGCCTTACCTTTACCTACACACCAGAACCAGGGCCTCGGCCACACTGCAGCGCAGCCGGGGCCATCCTGAGAGCCAACTCCAGCCAAGTGCCCCCCAGTGAATCCAACACAAACAGCGAGGGCAGTTACACAAACGTCAGCACAAATTCAACCAATGTCACATCATCTACAGCGACCGTCGTGTCCTAA